From one Bradyrhizobium sp. Ash2021 genomic stretch:
- a CDS encoding ABC transporter ATP-binding protein — MRMPDTSEFLLQVEGVSLAFGGVKALRDVSFDIRKGEIRAIIGPNGAGKTSMLNVINGFYHPNRGAITFKGRTRARMQSFEASRGGIARTFQNVALFKGMSALDNIMAGRTLKMRRGLLWQMLRYGPALAEEIEHRNRVEEIIDFLEIEAIRKVPVARLPYGLQKRVELGRALAMEPDLLLLDEPMAGMNLEEKEDMSRFIIDVSNHFGTTIALIEHDMAVVMDLAHRVVVLDHGVKIADGTPDEVKKNQGVIDAYLGVAH, encoded by the coding sequence ATGAGGATGCCGGACACGAGCGAATTCTTGCTTCAGGTCGAAGGGGTATCGCTGGCTTTTGGCGGGGTGAAAGCCCTGAGGGACGTTTCGTTTGACATCAGGAAGGGCGAAATTCGCGCCATCATCGGGCCGAACGGCGCTGGCAAAACCTCGATGCTCAACGTCATCAACGGCTTCTATCATCCCAATCGCGGCGCCATCACTTTCAAGGGCCGGACCCGCGCCCGGATGCAGTCGTTCGAGGCGTCCCGTGGCGGCATCGCGCGCACCTTTCAAAACGTCGCACTGTTCAAGGGAATGAGCGCGCTCGACAACATTATGGCTGGCCGCACATTGAAGATGCGCCGGGGCCTTCTGTGGCAGATGCTGCGTTACGGCCCTGCGCTGGCAGAGGAGATCGAGCATCGGAACCGGGTCGAGGAGATCATCGATTTTCTGGAGATTGAGGCGATCCGCAAGGTGCCGGTTGCGCGTTTGCCATATGGCCTGCAGAAACGCGTTGAACTCGGCCGTGCCCTTGCAATGGAGCCTGATCTTCTGCTCCTCGACGAGCCGATGGCAGGCATGAACCTCGAGGAGAAGGAGGACATGTCGCGGTTCATCATCGACGTGAGCAATCATTTCGGCACGACTATTGCGCTGATCGAGCACGACATGGCTGTAGTGATGGATCTCGCCCATCGCGTGGTCGTGCTCGATCATGGCGTGAAGATCGCCGACGGCACGCCGGATGAGGTCAAGAAGAATCAGGGCGTCATCGACGCCTATCTCGGCGTCGCGCACTAA
- a CDS encoding AMP-binding protein has product MVVGGSFDTFPKLLLRNAAQFGSRPAFRHKDLGIWQTWTWTQVAEIVRAYAAGMQRLGLQPGDTIAIVGSNRPKLYWTVMAAQTLRAIPVPVYSDAVADELAYVLAHADVKFVAAQDQEQVDKVLSVSHRVPHLHTIVYDEPRGLRDYDHSRLTAIHDVIEDGRAALAANAALGGQIDELIRHGEGSDISVILYTSGTTGASKGVMLSARGCIDAATDTVRFDRLTDHDVALAYLPLAWVGDHYLNYAQGLVAGFCMACPESGETIEQDLREIGPTFYFAPPRVFEAMLTRVMIRMEDAAAIKRRMFNYFLGIARRHGESILTGKPTPLSGRLLYALGRLMVYEPLKNVLGLSCVRVAYTAGEAIGPDLFAFYRSIGLNLKQLYGQTEAFLYVTCQPDGEIYSDTVGPAAPNVDIRIAESGEVQFRSPGMFVGYFKDQAKTAEAMTSDGYVKTGDAGFFDEKTGHLKIIDRAKDVGRLADGTMFAPKYLENKLKFFPNIKEAVAFGDSREFVCAIINIDPVAVANWAERNNIAFGSYQELAGHPLVYDMVAKDVVEVNRALAEGKVLAGAQIRRFFILHKELDADDGELTRTQKLRRGFIAERYAPLVTALYDGSHEADISTEVTFEDGRKGVIAARIKIRDLQTTGAREPLGKAA; this is encoded by the coding sequence ATGGTCGTTGGCGGATCGTTTGACACGTTCCCCAAATTGCTTCTGCGAAATGCCGCGCAGTTTGGCAGCCGTCCGGCGTTTCGGCATAAGGATCTTGGCATCTGGCAGACGTGGACCTGGACCCAGGTCGCCGAGATCGTGCGTGCTTATGCCGCGGGCATGCAGCGACTTGGATTGCAGCCAGGAGACACCATCGCCATCGTCGGTTCCAACCGGCCGAAGCTCTACTGGACCGTGATGGCAGCGCAGACGCTGCGCGCGATTCCGGTTCCGGTCTATTCGGATGCGGTGGCTGACGAGCTTGCCTATGTCCTCGCTCACGCCGATGTAAAGTTTGTCGCCGCGCAAGATCAGGAACAGGTCGATAAGGTCTTGTCCGTATCGCACCGGGTGCCGCATCTCCACACGATCGTTTATGACGAGCCGCGCGGACTCCGTGACTACGATCACAGCCGATTGACCGCAATCCACGATGTGATCGAAGACGGCCGCGCCGCGCTTGCGGCCAACGCTGCGCTTGGCGGGCAGATCGATGAACTCATCCGGCACGGTGAAGGTTCTGACATCTCGGTCATCCTCTACACCTCGGGAACAACCGGCGCGTCGAAGGGCGTCATGCTGTCGGCGCGGGGCTGCATCGATGCAGCGACGGATACTGTCAGATTCGACCGATTGACCGACCACGACGTGGCGCTCGCCTACCTGCCGCTCGCCTGGGTGGGCGATCATTACCTCAATTATGCACAGGGCCTTGTCGCTGGATTCTGCATGGCGTGTCCCGAGAGCGGTGAGACGATCGAGCAGGATTTGCGCGAGATCGGACCAACTTTCTATTTCGCTCCGCCGCGCGTTTTCGAGGCCATGCTGACGCGGGTGATGATCCGCATGGAGGACGCTGCGGCAATCAAGCGGCGAATGTTCAACTACTTCCTTGGCATTGCACGGCGGCATGGCGAGTCGATTTTGACCGGAAAGCCGACGCCGCTGTCAGGCCGGTTGCTCTATGCGCTCGGGCGCTTGATGGTCTACGAGCCCCTTAAAAACGTTCTCGGCCTGTCTTGCGTGCGCGTTGCCTATACTGCAGGTGAGGCCATCGGTCCGGATCTTTTCGCGTTTTACCGCTCGATCGGACTGAACCTGAAGCAACTCTACGGTCAGACCGAAGCGTTCCTCTATGTCACTTGTCAGCCTGATGGAGAGATCTACTCCGATACGGTTGGTCCGGCTGCGCCGAACGTCGACATCCGCATTGCGGAATCAGGCGAAGTGCAGTTCCGCTCACCCGGCATGTTTGTCGGATATTTCAAGGATCAGGCGAAGACCGCGGAGGCCATGACGTCCGACGGTTACGTCAAGACTGGCGATGCCGGTTTCTTCGACGAGAAGACGGGGCATCTGAAGATCATCGATCGTGCGAAGGATGTCGGTCGGCTGGCTGACGGCACGATGTTTGCGCCGAAGTATCTTGAGAACAAATTGAAGTTCTTTCCCAACATCAAGGAAGCGGTCGCTTTCGGCGATTCCAGGGAGTTTGTTTGCGCCATTATCAACATCGACCCGGTCGCTGTGGCGAACTGGGCCGAACGTAACAACATCGCCTTCGGTTCCTATCAGGAGCTGGCGGGGCATCCGCTGGTCTACGACATGGTGGCGAAAGATGTTGTCGAGGTGAACCGCGCCCTCGCGGAGGGAAAGGTGCTGGCGGGCGCGCAGATCCGCCGCTTTTTCATTCTGCACAAGGAACTCGACGCGGACGATGGCGAATTGACCCGCACGCAGAAACTTCGTCGCGGGTTCATTGCCGAGCGTTATGCGCCGCTGGTCACGGCGCTCTATGACGGTTCGCATGAAGCCGACATCTCCACCGAGGTCACTTTTGAGGATGGCCGCAAGGGCGTGATTGCTGCACGGATCAAGATCCGCGACTTGCAAACAACCGGTGCGAGAGAACCTCTGGGGAAGGCCGCATGA
- the opgC gene encoding OpgC domain-containing protein — translation MHDRTANPKPLVGALPELEGHGRDLRIDACRGIALWCIFLDHVPYNIGSWLTLRNYGFSDAAEVFMFVSGVTCALAYGKARWCGGWTGVIGRTLRRSWDIYVAFLLLTLACAIMVHLAGSGHLADESNTRILLEQPGVTFAHAAILQYRPVNTDVLPLFVLYHLLFAPLLWLLLRVPNATLGASLLLYALVQVFGWTIPAWPSNHWFFNPLAWQLPFVLGAWWIIEGKRIRPWVTSHSALVAAVLYLAFSLIIALSRSIKPLEALVPQALLELLYPMDKSNLDPLRLLHFLALAVLVVWFVPRNWRGLTTAVMRGAILCGRNSLPIYCIGVLLSLASHLALLDISDGLTMQIALSVGGVLVMIVAAMLLNLIKTRQPPHAKPVEQPTRFELVVNLKNLKTAKALGVHIPPTRFTRTDEMIE, via the coding sequence ATGCATGATCGAACTGCCAACCCGAAGCCATTGGTAGGCGCGCTGCCGGAGCTGGAAGGCCACGGCCGCGATCTGCGCATTGATGCCTGCCGCGGCATCGCGCTCTGGTGCATCTTTCTTGACCACGTCCCCTACAACATCGGCAGCTGGCTGACGCTGCGCAACTACGGCTTCAGCGATGCCGCGGAAGTGTTCATGTTCGTCTCGGGTGTGACCTGCGCACTGGCCTACGGCAAGGCACGGTGGTGCGGGGGCTGGACCGGCGTGATCGGCCGGACGCTGCGGCGAAGCTGGGATATTTATGTCGCATTTCTGCTGCTCACGCTGGCCTGCGCCATCATGGTTCACCTCGCAGGCAGCGGCCATCTTGCCGACGAGAGCAATACGCGCATTCTGTTGGAACAGCCGGGCGTGACGTTCGCGCACGCGGCGATCCTGCAATACCGCCCCGTCAACACCGACGTCTTGCCGCTCTTCGTGCTTTATCACCTTTTGTTCGCGCCGCTGCTGTGGCTGCTGCTGCGAGTGCCGAACGCAACGCTCGGCGCGTCGTTGTTGCTTTACGCACTGGTGCAGGTCTTCGGCTGGACCATCCCGGCATGGCCGAGCAACCACTGGTTCTTCAATCCGCTGGCCTGGCAGCTGCCATTTGTGCTTGGCGCGTGGTGGATCATCGAAGGCAAGAGAATCCGGCCGTGGGTGACCTCACACAGCGCGCTTGTGGCTGCCGTTCTCTATCTGGCGTTCAGCCTCATCATCGCATTGAGCCGGAGCATCAAACCGCTGGAAGCGCTGGTCCCGCAGGCGCTGCTGGAACTGCTCTACCCGATGGACAAATCGAATCTCGATCCATTGCGACTGCTGCATTTTTTGGCCCTTGCGGTTTTGGTGGTATGGTTCGTGCCTCGCAATTGGCGAGGCCTGACGACGGCGGTGATGCGCGGCGCCATTCTCTGTGGCCGGAACTCGCTGCCAATCTACTGCATCGGCGTTCTCCTTTCGCTCGCCAGCCACCTGGCGCTGCTCGACATCTCGGACGGGCTGACGATGCAGATCGCGCTCAGTGTTGGTGGCGTCCTGGTGATGATCGTGGCGGCGATGCTGCTGAACCTGATCAAGACCAGGCAGCCGCCGCACGCGAAGCCCGTCGAGCAGCCAACCAGGTTTGAGCTGGTCGTCAACCTCAAGAACCTCAAGACGGCCAAGGCGCTCGGCGTTCACATTCCGCCCACGCGGTTCACCCGGACCGACGAAATGATCGAATAA
- a CDS encoding response regulator transcription factor, protein MKVLIVDDHALIREALHAVLKQLKREAVIFEASNSCQAMHMVEQHPDISLILLDINLPDRDGFSVLRELRDRDATIAIIILSSSDDQDTVKRAFKLGALGFIPKTTEREVMLNAIKLVFSGGIYIPSEILEETTSPRLTNKLATRDSPRGLGLTDRQIEVLALLMKGKSNKIIAKTLNMAVPTVKNHITVVLKALNVTSRTEAVVKVGKLGWELSPKSGS, encoded by the coding sequence ATGAAAGTTCTTATTGTCGACGATCATGCATTGATCCGCGAGGCGTTACACGCGGTCCTGAAACAACTGAAGCGAGAAGCCGTCATATTCGAAGCCTCGAACAGCTGTCAGGCAATGCACATGGTCGAGCAACATCCCGACATCAGCCTGATTTTGCTTGATATCAATTTGCCCGATCGAGATGGCTTCTCTGTCCTCCGCGAACTGCGTGACCGCGATGCGACCATTGCTATCATCATTCTCTCGTCCTCGGATGATCAAGACACAGTCAAGCGCGCTTTCAAACTTGGCGCTCTGGGTTTCATCCCGAAAACCACCGAACGTGAGGTCATGCTCAACGCCATTAAGCTGGTGTTCTCCGGCGGTATTTACATTCCCTCGGAGATTCTTGAGGAAACAACGTCTCCGCGGCTTACAAATAAGCTAGCGACGCGGGACTCTCCCAGGGGTCTCGGGTTGACCGATCGGCAGATTGAAGTGCTTGCGCTCCTGATGAAGGGAAAAAGCAACAAGATCATTGCCAAGACCCTCAATATGGCAGTGCCGACAGTGAAGAACCACATCACGGTCGTTCTCAAGGCGCTCAACGTAACGAGCCGCACCGAGGCAGTAGTAAAGGTAGGAAAACTGGGCTGGGAATTGTCGCCGAAATCCGGGTCATAA
- a CDS encoding MASE1 domain-containing protein: MSDPGSPTPEINFRPGIGYAGGLVTIGVIYFALAKGGLALASIHPSATPIWPPTGVALAAVLLWGYRTWPAIFTAAAIANATTAGSVATAIAIATGNSLEAVVGAYLINRWSSGCNTFSKPNSVAKFALICVAIATPISASIGLTSLATAGYIERTNFANAWVTWWLGDVTGALVIAPVIVLWASRPHHAFNRKEFLETVGVLATAAAVGLIAFSPLIEQTPSRTPLGFLAILPMLWAALRRGPRDTATVALVLAGITIWGTLTGGGPFTTADLNVSFLLVLMFLISITVPSLLLSADVEVRKKAEGSLRRAQIGLERKVAERTRELELANAAKSRFLAMASHDLRQPLHALGLFVAQLRTPLKPGERTKTIERIDATRKEMDEMFNSLLDISRLDAGVLTPKITEFPIARLLQKIETTFDQATREKGLRLRVRRSDAWVRSDAMLLERILLNLVSNAVRYSLRGGIIVGCRRRGEMLRIEVWDSGPGIPEDQKQNIFGEFFQLPAPERNRYGGLGLGLAIVDRLRGLLNHQIELASTVGRGSRFAILVPIADECVTSTEPVDSPRPAAFAVEGKVILVIADASIVLEGTGGLLGKWGYSVLTTGSDEAALIRLAERQQRPDLIISDYHLASGKTGIRAIEQINAAFGSSIPAILITGDTAPEPLRDARDRGYILLHKPVDPMRLRAVMHKFFRDHDDRRDTGAAL; this comes from the coding sequence ATGTCGGATCCAGGATCACCAACGCCGGAGATAAATTTCCGCCCAGGCATTGGCTATGCCGGCGGCCTGGTCACAATTGGCGTGATTTATTTCGCCCTGGCAAAAGGCGGCCTTGCTCTCGCCTCCATTCATCCCAGTGCAACGCCAATTTGGCCACCGACGGGTGTCGCGCTGGCGGCGGTGTTGTTGTGGGGATATCGGACTTGGCCCGCAATCTTCACGGCGGCGGCGATCGCCAATGCGACGACCGCCGGCTCGGTTGCCACCGCAATTGCGATTGCGACCGGTAACTCTCTTGAAGCGGTTGTTGGCGCTTACCTGATCAATCGATGGTCGAGCGGATGTAATACGTTTTCGAAGCCAAATTCTGTCGCGAAGTTTGCTCTGATTTGCGTCGCGATCGCGACACCGATCAGCGCCAGCATTGGACTGACCAGCCTGGCAACCGCCGGGTACATCGAACGGACGAATTTCGCGAACGCCTGGGTCACATGGTGGCTGGGAGATGTGACCGGCGCGCTGGTCATCGCCCCCGTTATCGTGCTTTGGGCATCAAGGCCCCACCATGCTTTCAACCGCAAGGAATTTTTGGAGACGGTCGGCGTCCTCGCAACAGCGGCAGCTGTTGGACTCATTGCTTTCAGTCCCCTGATCGAGCAAACGCCGAGCCGAACTCCACTGGGTTTTCTTGCGATCCTGCCCATGTTGTGGGCGGCGCTGCGCCGCGGTCCACGTGACACCGCAACGGTTGCGCTGGTGCTTGCGGGCATCACGATTTGGGGGACGCTCACGGGCGGCGGCCCCTTCACGACCGCGGATCTCAACGTTTCATTCCTGCTGGTGTTGATGTTCTTGATCAGTATTACCGTTCCAAGCTTGTTACTGAGCGCCGACGTCGAGGTGCGCAAGAAAGCGGAGGGAAGTCTGCGCCGCGCGCAGATTGGACTCGAGCGGAAGGTCGCAGAGCGTACGCGAGAGCTGGAGCTCGCCAATGCGGCAAAATCGCGCTTTCTTGCCATGGCAAGCCATGATTTGCGGCAGCCATTACATGCATTGGGCCTGTTCGTTGCACAGCTGCGCACGCCGCTCAAACCGGGGGAAAGGACAAAGACGATCGAGCGGATCGATGCAACGCGCAAGGAAATGGATGAAATGTTCAATTCGCTCCTGGATATTTCCAGGCTCGATGCCGGGGTCCTTACACCCAAAATTACCGAATTCCCGATCGCGCGCCTGTTGCAAAAAATTGAGACGACGTTTGATCAGGCAACGCGAGAAAAAGGCTTGCGTCTACGCGTTAGGCGAAGTGACGCCTGGGTGCGGAGCGACGCCATGCTGCTCGAACGCATACTGCTCAATCTGGTATCCAATGCTGTGCGCTATTCATTGCGGGGTGGGATCATCGTCGGATGTCGTCGGCGCGGTGAAATGTTGCGTATTGAAGTATGGGATAGCGGTCCCGGCATTCCTGAGGATCAGAAGCAGAATATCTTTGGCGAGTTTTTTCAACTTCCTGCCCCAGAACGGAACCGGTACGGCGGCCTGGGGCTCGGCCTGGCTATTGTCGACAGACTTCGCGGACTTCTCAACCACCAAATCGAATTGGCTTCGACTGTGGGCCGAGGTTCGCGATTCGCAATCCTGGTTCCGATCGCCGATGAATGCGTCACATCCACCGAGCCCGTCGACTCCCCTCGCCCCGCGGCCTTTGCGGTCGAAGGCAAGGTAATTCTTGTTATTGCCGATGCTTCAATTGTGCTGGAGGGAACGGGCGGATTGCTGGGCAAATGGGGATACTCCGTCCTTACCACCGGATCCGACGAAGCTGCACTTATCAGACTTGCAGAGCGTCAACAACGCCCCGATCTTATAATCTCGGATTATCATCTTGCGAGCGGAAAGACCGGGATCCGGGCAATCGAACAAATTAATGCGGCGTTTGGTTCTTCAATTCCAGCTATTCTCATCACCGGCGATACTGCACCTGAACCATTACGTGACGCCAGGGATAGAGGATACATTTTGCTGCACAAGCCTGTCGACCCAATGCGGCTCCGCGCTGTCATGCACAAGTTCTTTAGGGATCATGACGATAGGAGAGATACCGGGGCGGCTTTATGA